TGCTAAGACAGCCTACCCTGGGCAATTCAACACGCAATGCGCCTATTCTCATACCAAGCCTGATGATTCGATCGTTCGTTACGGATTGCCGGGCCTTGCCATGCAACACGACTTTTTCGGCAACAAAACGACGGACGCCTATAGCGATCTCGCAAAACTCAATCTCAATAAGGCCACGACCTGCAACGTCACGGCCGACGCGTCCGCCTACTGGGCGCCGCAACTGAAAAGAGCTGCCGGTATCGTTGTTCCCGATTTTCAGAAAACGTATTACAGAAAGGACACCGCGCTGCCGCTAGTCACCGCGATTCCGCAGGGTCTGGAGATGCTCGCCGGCGACCATCACGGCACCGCCGCCAATCCCGCCGTTTCATTTTTTTGTGCCAACAAGGGCTATACAGGCGATCCGCCGACGAGTTGCCCGGTCGTCAACGGTAATGCGCAGCTCGATATCGTGGTGTATTTTCCGGACTGTTGGGATGGCGAGCACATCAAGCCGGATTTCTCCGCCGGTGTTCAGAATATGACGTACCACAACAAGGACGGCTCCTGTCCCGAAGCGTATCCGATCAAAATTCAGCAACTCGAAATGAATATTCAGTACACGCTTGGAAACAACGGCGATCTGAACGGCGCTCAGTTATCCATGGACCCGATCATGGTGAATGGCGTATTGACGCCGCAATGGGGAAGCCTTTATACGGCGCATGCCGACTTCATCAACGCGTGGAAGCCTGACAGCATGCAATATGCAACCGATGTGTGCTCCAATAATGGCGATACCGCGTGCAGCAACAATATTCCGACATATTATTCACCGGCTACCGCGGATACCTGGCTGGATGCCGCTGGCACGCCTCATAACGGAGATCAGAAGCTGCGCGTGGGTCCGGGCGACATCATCTTCATGAAATTCCCGACGCCCACGAATACGACAGAATATCCGTACGCAAGCGCCGGCGTGCAGACTCAGGGAGGCAACGTTTCCAACTCATCGGCGGTCTACCTTTATGTTTTCGCGGCGGCGACTAACTGGGACGACGCGAACACGCCGCCGACCGTCAGCGCCTGCACGTCGCAATCCGTGGGCGCCATCTATCTCGACAATGTCAATCAGCTCCGCGTGAATGGCATCGACAGTTACGTCAAACAGCAGATCGCCTCGAAAGCGCCGGAGACCGCGATCTGCATCAAGAACAACACGTCGAACGTGGTCGAATTCAACTCGCGCGAAATGAAAACCGGGGTGCCTGCCCTGTTCCTGAAATAACGCCCGCGCTTCTCAACGGGCGGCGTGCGGCGAAACCGCGCCGCACGCACGCAGTACGAGCCGCACGACCTCTTCCGTCTCTTGGTCGTAAGCCTTGCGGGTGAGCGCGCGCCGTCCCTTCAGCGCGCGAATCTGCGCATCGAAGTCGGCGTAATGCTGGGTGATGGCCCAGATCAGGAACATGAAGGTCTGCGGCTCGACAGGCGCGACGAGGCCGCGCGCAATCCATCCTTCTATCACCGTGACGCGCGTGTCCAGCCACGGCTTGACGCGCTCGTTGAGCACGTCCTGCATGTGATGCGCGCCGTGGATGATCTCGCTCGCCCACACCTTCGAGCCGAGCGGTCTGCGTCGCGATAACTCCATCTTTGCGCGCACGTAGCCGCCTATCGCTTCGACCGGATCGTCGCTGCATTCGAACGTATCCGCCGCGCGATGCCAGTCCTCGAACAAGTCCTCCAGCACGCGGCGATAGAGCGCGAGCTTCGTCGGGAAGTAGTAGTGCAGGTTGGCTTTCGGCAAGCCGGCGCGCTCGGCGATCATCGCGGTGCTCGCGCCTTCCAGTCCTTTCTCCGCGAAGACTTCTTCCGCGCAGGCCAGAAGCTGCGCTTCGTTGCTCTCGCGAATCTGCGCGCGGCGGCGTCGCAAAGGCGGCGCTGCGTCTTCGGTTTCGGTTTCGGTGATGCCGTCAGCCGTGTCGTCGTGTCTCATCGTCGAGTTCGTTCGCCGTGTGTGCCGCATCGTGCCTCAATCGCGTGGTTCGTGCACGCCGCGCTGCATCGCGACGAAAGTGCTGCCAGCGTCAATGTCCGCCGATGCTGCATCGCAATGGCACGCTTATCGCTTTGTATGCTCGCACACGAAACACGTTGATTTGCTTATTTTAATCGGCTACAACCTGTCCAACTGGACAGGATTTGAAGAGCGCTCGCAACCAGAGAAGCGCGGCATTCGCATCAATCATCGCAGAACAGAAATCGTGCACCGGGCGCGTGCGGCGCTGCACCGCCGGCGACCGCAAGCGCCCGGCATGCACGAACCCAGGTCACTCACATACGAAGTCCGATCGTAAGGAGCGAGGCGAATGAACGTGGCAACGGATGCAATCAGAGAGGCTGGTCTCGATACGTCCATCAAGGTGAACGGTCAACGCTTATGGGACAGTCTCATGACGATGGCCAGGATCGGCGCGACGCCCAAAGGTGGCGTCTGCCGCCTGGCGCTGACCGATCTCGACCGCGAAGGACGCGATCTGATCGTGAGCTGGGCGAAGGAAGCGGGCTGCACGGTGAGCGTCGATCAAATGGGCAACGTGTTCATGCGGCGCGCGGGGCGCAATCCCGACGCGCTTCCCGTCATGACCGGCTCGCACGCGGACTCGCAACCGACCGGCGGACGTTTCGACGGCATCTACGGCGTGCTCGGCGGGCTCGAAGTGATTCGCTCGCTCAACGATCGCGGCATCGAGACGGAGCATCCGATCGAAGTCGTCATCTGGACCAACGAAGAAGGCTCGCGTTTCGCGCCGGCGATGGTCGCATCGGGCGTGTTCGCGGGCGTGTTCTCGCTGGACTACGGCCTGTCGCGCAAGGACGTCGATGGCAAGACGATCGGCGAGGAACTGCAGCGCATTGGCTATGCGGGCGATCTGCCGTGCGGCGGCCGCAAGCTGCATGCGGCGTTCGAACTGCATATCGAGCAAGGTCCGATACTCGAAGCCGAAGACAAGACGATTGGCGTCGTCACCGATGCGCAGGGTCAGCGTTGGTACGAGATCACGCTGACGGGCCAGGAAGCGCACGCGGGCCCGACGCCGATGCCGCGCCGCAAGGACGCGTTGCTCGGTGCGGCGCGCGTGGTGGATCTCGTCAACCGCATCGGGCTCGATCACGCGCCGCTCGCGTGCGCGACGGTCGGCATGATGCAGGTGTATCCGAACTCGCGCAATGTGATTCCGGGCCGCGTGTTCTTCACCGTCGATTTCCGTCATCCCGACGATGCCGTGCTCGCACGCATGGACGCCGCGTTGCGCGAAGGCGTTGCGCGTATCGCGGGCGAAATCGGCCTGCAAAACGAGCTCGAACAAATCTTCTACTACGAGCCGGTCAAGTTCGATGCCGCGTGTGTCGCGTCCGTGCGCGCGGCGGCGCAGCGCTTCGGCTACTCGCATCGCGACATGGTGTCGGGCGCGGGCCACGACGCGTGCTATCTCTCGCAGGTTGCGCCGACGTCGATGGTCTTCGTGCCTTGCGTCGACGGCATCAGCCATAACGAAATCGAAGACGCGTCGCAGGAATGGATCGAGGCGGGCGCGAACGTGCTGCTGCACGCCATGCTCGAGCGCGCGTCGGAACCGGTCACGTAACAAGCCACGTAACAAGCGTTTTTCCGTTCTTACCTCGAAGCCGTCCGCGACCCCACGCGCGGACGCAAGGCACCGTCACGCCCAGAAAAAAGGAACGCGCATGACCCATAAAGCCATCGGCGATATCGCGAGTCAGCGTCTCACGCAAGAACAGCTCGCATGCGAA
This portion of the Caballeronia insecticola genome encodes:
- a CDS encoding DUF1996 domain-containing protein produces the protein MKKKPALLRFLILLVLSVIAKTAYPGQFNTQCAYSHTKPDDSIVRYGLPGLAMQHDFFGNKTTDAYSDLAKLNLNKATTCNVTADASAYWAPQLKRAAGIVVPDFQKTYYRKDTALPLVTAIPQGLEMLAGDHHGTAANPAVSFFCANKGYTGDPPTSCPVVNGNAQLDIVVYFPDCWDGEHIKPDFSAGVQNMTYHNKDGSCPEAYPIKIQQLEMNIQYTLGNNGDLNGAQLSMDPIMVNGVLTPQWGSLYTAHADFINAWKPDSMQYATDVCSNNGDTACSNNIPTYYSPATADTWLDAAGTPHNGDQKLRVGPGDIIFMKFPTPTNTTEYPYASAGVQTQGGNVSNSSAVYLYVFAAATNWDDANTPPTVSACTSQSVGAIYLDNVNQLRVNGIDSYVKQQIASKAPETAICIKNNTSNVVEFNSREMKTGVPALFLK
- a CDS encoding TetR/AcrR family transcriptional regulator — translated: MRHDDTADGITETETEDAAPPLRRRRAQIRESNEAQLLACAEEVFAEKGLEGASTAMIAERAGLPKANLHYYFPTKLALYRRVLEDLFEDWHRAADTFECSDDPVEAIGGYVRAKMELSRRRPLGSKVWASEIIHGAHHMQDVLNERVKPWLDTRVTVIEGWIARGLVAPVEPQTFMFLIWAITQHYADFDAQIRALKGRRALTRKAYDQETEEVVRLVLRACGAVSPHAAR
- a CDS encoding Zn-dependent hydrolase is translated as MNVATDAIREAGLDTSIKVNGQRLWDSLMTMARIGATPKGGVCRLALTDLDREGRDLIVSWAKEAGCTVSVDQMGNVFMRRAGRNPDALPVMTGSHADSQPTGGRFDGIYGVLGGLEVIRSLNDRGIETEHPIEVVIWTNEEGSRFAPAMVASGVFAGVFSLDYGLSRKDVDGKTIGEELQRIGYAGDLPCGGRKLHAAFELHIEQGPILEAEDKTIGVVTDAQGQRWYEITLTGQEAHAGPTPMPRRKDALLGAARVVDLVNRIGLDHAPLACATVGMMQVYPNSRNVIPGRVFFTVDFRHPDDAVLARMDAALREGVARIAGEIGLQNELEQIFYYEPVKFDAACVASVRAAAQRFGYSHRDMVSGAGHDACYLSQVAPTSMVFVPCVDGISHNEIEDASQEWIEAGANVLLHAMLERASEPVT